In Colletotrichum destructivum chromosome 1, complete sequence, the sequence CAGAATCACTTCGCCTATGCTGAGTACGATTCGCCTCCGACCAACATGAACATGCCTTTCAGACTCCCGGCACATCAGGAGCGGCCGGTCATGCCCGTTGCCGCTCCAGAGCATGATATCCCTCGTGCTAGCTCGTACTCCCAAGAAAGCCCACTGGCCCAGAGCGACCGAAACAGCACCATTTCCACCCACGGCGAGACGAAAATTTGCAACCCCAAGACACCCCACCCGCTCAACACCAAGGACATCAAATTCAACAAGCCCACTAGCGCCGAACCTGTAAACTTCACCACTGCCATCGATACTCTTATGAAGGCTATTCAGAAGAGACGGGACTCGGAGGACATCGTTAAAGGTGTCCCAGAAATTGAGCAGCTTGTTAAGCCAGAGCCCAGGTCACCCAAGGTAAGTCTGAACGACAAATTCTGGCAGTTACAATTGCTGATCTCTGAAAAGCCGGAGGCTGGCCCAGTCACTTCTGTTCCAACACCTGCCCCGGCGGCCACGGAGTCCACAGATACCCCTAAGCCCAAGCGCTACGTCTGCACCGTTGATGGCTGCGGCAAGAGCTTTTACCAGAGCAACCACTTGGACACTCACAGGCGTGCCCATACCGGCGAGAAGCCACACGTAGGTTAGCCTTGTCTATTATTGTTCTGGAAGACACTGACAGTTTCTAGCAATGCAAATGGCCTCGTTGTGGACGCACTTTCTCCCAGCCGGGCAACCTCAAGGTGAGCAGTCATCGACATCGAGCCATGTTCACGTGGACTAACGCATGAACAGACTCACGTGCGTCGCCACACTGGCGAGAAGCCTTTCCGATGCGAGCAGTGCAGCAAGGTCTTTGCGCAGCGCGGCAACCTCCAGACGCACATGGCGACACACACCAACGCAAAACCATTCGTCTGCAAGTTGGATGATTGCAACAAGATGTTCACACAGAGAGGGAATCTCAAGGTACGTGAAGTGTTTCTTGCACAAAGCATCACCTCAGCTAACGTCTCCGTCTCCAGAACCACCAAAACAAATACCACGAGAAGACCCTGATGGAGATGACAGACTGGATCGTTTCCATCTCCGATATTGACGCGCTGTCCGACGACCAAAGAGAGATGTACTGGTACTTTGCCAACCTCTACAAGAACAGCAACAAGGGCATTAAGGGTCGCGGCAAGGACCGCAAAGTGAGCAACCGCGGCTCCAAGTCCAAGACGGCGCCTTCATCATACCCTGTTAAGCGCGTTCCTGGACCTTCCAGCCTAGCAGCCTACAGCTCGAAGCGACTACCTCCACCAGAGCAGTacttgcagcagcagcagcagcaccaccaccaccaccaccatcaacaaAGCTACGAGGTTTACGACACAGACATGGACCAGTCCTCGAGCGCCAGCAGCCCTAGATACGACGGGATTCCTGTTGCGTACCGTGACCGCATGTACCAGCAGTCAACTCATGCGATGTACTAACGGTCGAGCAACGGCGAGCACTTGAACGGACATCGGCTGCGAGGTCTACAACAGGGCATGGACCAGTGCTCGAGCGCTAGCTGTCTATTCATGACAGCCTATCTGCCACTTACTGCAACTACGAAACTCTTCTGTCAATGTACAGTTTTGTTAATTGTGAACACCATGATTATGGGAAGAACAAGGCATATGACGATACGATATTCCGATGGAGCTGGAAAAAAACTGCGATACGGCCGAGATACTTGTTTACGTACAAATTAGTTCCGATCAGAAAGCATCCACACTCTTCACACTCCATGCCTGATATGTTCCTCTGTACCAATCTGGCCGATCACCTGGCTAGAGGTCAGCATCCAATTTGGATGATGCCAACCGGACCGGTGACTGGGATACCCTGCTGTGATGGCGAAAGACAGAAGTGGACTGGGCCACGGTAACAAACCCTCACCCGGCCACGCCATCTGCCTCAGTCGCCGACGTGTGGTGGCCCGAAGTCCACGATAGATTGACGTTGGCCAAGCTGACTGGTGCGTCGCACTCCGGACAGACCCCCGTACAGCTTAATGGCGGCGGGCCAGGATATGGTACTAGCGCTCTTCAAACCCTGGAGGGATTCTCTCCACCCAGACGTGGGTCGGAACAGGGGCGCGGCCCCCGACAGTCAGTGCAGCGGCAGGAGCCAAAACTGGCTCGAACATCCATCAGGGGCCGCGCCTCGCGAGCACCCGCTGGCGTCCCCCGAGTAAAGGAACCAAGTCCACGCAGTACCAACAGCTTTAGAGCCACCCCCAAGACCCCCTGCCTGGTCTTCCGAGGCCAGTGGTACCAGACGGTACCTCTCGCCACGCCCGGACCTGAGATCAGAcgcggcggacgacgagTCAGCCCTGTCGTTGTCTGCCAATCGCACCGCTGCGGAGATACCACTGCTCCTGTCGGCTAAACCAAGTGGGACATCGTGCGCTGGCCAATCACGTCGCCCCCAACCTACTTCACTCCATCATCCGCTCGACGTTGGTGCTCGACGCGAGTGGGAAACCGATCCAATGCTTGACAGTTGGCTCTTGGCCGGGGACCATCGAGCGAGCCGGGCATGGCCGATGTGAGATTCGTTCTGCACCAACAAGATTGGCATCGACAGGATGATTCCGCAAGGGCCGAGATGTGTCGGCGGTGCACAATCTGCCAATGACAGTACGCGAGCCTGATGCTCAAACGTCAAGAGACCACCGGGGTGTCAAACATGATAGAAGGACACGTTCTGTTCCAAATTTCCTATTCAAGTGTTGCATATTCATAACCAAGCCCATGCGGCATTCGTGTTCATGAATGTTATCGCCTACGTGTGTCAGCCGTAACAGTGGGAGCCGGACCTGGGGGCTTTCAAAGGGTATGCTGCCTCTCTGGAACGTCGTTGGGCATTGGGATCATCGTAAGGTCTTCAGAAATGGCCATGCATATTCCTCCTTTACGACTTGGGCCGGATCACAAATAGTGCAACTGATCAACGCGTGGACCCAGCACAACTGAACGTTGGTCCGTAACCGTGTAATGGTgaccgcggcgtcgacatggTTCCCGCTGCAAGGATATCAACGGGTCATTTGCAATGCTCACAACTCGTCAACTTCTCTCGCGAATGGTAGGTGTTAACTTGTGCCCATCACGCTGTGGATGGTGAGAAGTGAGGTGCTTATGTTCGTAGATGCCGTTCGGTACGCATCTGGCAACAGTTTGCAGGTCAGAGACCCGCGTGAGGGTGTGTTGAACGTCAACTGAAGATCAAGTCATGGCATGACTCTAGCTCTAGTGTGAGCTCGACACCGCTCATGGCTAGCTCCGTCACAGTATGTCCGGAGTGGGTGTGTACAGGGGTTCCGGCAAAGGGCAGTTCTATAAGAGTCGGGAGCATCTCAACCTTCTTAAACAGGGTGGCACATCGCGTGTGCGCACAACCGCTATGaacaccaccaacaaaaCTACAACCATACTACGGCGGAACCAACAGGCTACTTCATGGATCTCCAACCGTCGCTGTTGTCGGCGATCTACCTGTCGTTTAGCCTCGGTGGCGCGATCAACATCCTCACCATGAGCGTCCGTTTGGCCATAGGGTTTTTCAAGAAGAGATATGAGTGGGATGACTGTGGGTAGAACAATGAGGCGACTGCAGTGATCAACGAGAACTAATTGCAAGATAGATCTAATGCTGCCTGCTTGCGTGAGTACAGCCATTGAACCGGCGAAATCGGAGATGTTGACATCATGCAACCAGGTTTGCTCTCTCGGCGCTCAGGTAATCCTCATAGGTAAGGGCTGCTTCATGGTAGAGAAGCACGCTGACCTATTCCGCAGTCATGATACCTTCCGGCCTCTCATATTGGCAACTGAGCGACGTCGTAGAGCTCCTGATTCTGTTGAGCCATAGCTTGACGAAGCTATCTCTGGTTGGGCTGTACCTCCGCACATTCCCCTTCggatggccgaggcggatCCAATGGGCCATGTTTGCGGCCATCTC encodes:
- a CDS encoding Putative Zinc finger C2H2-type — translated: MFTEPTATPQAWGPWQQRPAGYEYAMMDNSAFIPYEYRAATSAPMNGAIMAPQYMVAPQYNLTPMPAMGHCTSQNHFAYAEYDSPPTNMNMPFRLPAHQERPVMPVAAPEHDIPRASSYSQESPLAQSDRNSTISTHGETKICNPKTPHPLNTKDIKFNKPTSAEPVNFTTAIDTLMKAIQKRRDSEDIVKGVPEIEQLVKPEPRSPKPEAGPVTSVPTPAPAATESTDTPKPKRYVCTVDGCGKSFYQSNHLDTHRRAHTGEKPHQCKWPRCGRTFSQPGNLKTHVRRHTGEKPFRCEQCSKVFAQRGNLQTHMATHTNAKPFVCKLDDCNKMFTQRGNLKNHQNKYHEKTLMEMTDWIVSISDIDALSDDQREMYWYFANLYKNSNKGIKGRGKDRKVSNRGSKSKTAPSSYPVKRVPGPSSLAAYSSKRLPPPEQYLQQQQQHHHHHHHQQSYEVYDTDMDQSSSASSPRYDGIPVAYRDRMYQQSTHAMY